The Chanodichthys erythropterus isolate Z2021 chromosome 14, ASM2448905v1, whole genome shotgun sequence genome window below encodes:
- the lrrfip1a gene encoding leucine-rich repeat flightless-interacting protein 1 isoform X21 — MGSQGPGRKRTTSKNGLTAEEDALNVIAKEAEARLAAKRAARAEAREIRMRELERQQKEKYYGLDNLDNKWGDIEQWMVSDDEERMSVGSRSNIRVDDKLERDYIEKGSSRASTISGATLTSLGGTSSRRGSGDTSVSADTEASIREIKEIHELKDQIQDVEAKHMQNLKELKDSLLEVEEKYRKAMVSNAQLDNEKTNMMYEVDTLKDSLMELEEMLFETRRELEEKCKDLEREKHAHSILQFQFSEMKETLKQSEELLTEIRQLRLKQDGFVREISDLQETIEWKNKKIGALERQKEFSDAIRNERDELRDEVVQLKDILKKHGIVLGLDLATNGETGEEVGKAEQNSQTASAEIREGSSVLGTHPLKLCKDQQKKDSDDRMQGNQQSSHAPFSSTKTPLEANENGDLGDQMNQGVGQLENRPEEPPSSVGEEITATRLKEIKSEAHIKEDSRYDTEELECKVHKDGLLETDQQESECVKPSKEIKEETTLESVSGSIHDENDKTNEAVLDDELIEEFVEPSQMETLPKTQSANASNKKKKKKKKNKQKQKQSDRQESETKMDDKNEVVLSEDNPNQEMEGLEENHEKPLGNDVFTTTKNTDVPHDDKGTEELDRIEITSTNINADDAQDKIQLVTDEADSAEISKTISKSDCPESSNDVLLDDLSNDMISNPANIIDDHTEDSANPDPEPVILSSELMASETETSLPHEPSVQPMDAVGVFVESISSSENIENSSLVGIKEEKSHLDCEVEEQKESLQNIDLDGDTISEDQDKPDKICSPVMENVENDTENVIQEQPIDQPMESQLQDSIGADVDQEEVKTQDELDEENLNVPSEKVFDGGHVEDTPLIETQIQVIHEDHLSSNEANQETVVDLEASDQEPKVEKVQEEISIQDHDGCHVEDTPLIETQIQDIHEDHLSSNEANQETVVDLEASDQEPKVEKVQEERSIQDHDGCHVEDTPLVETQIKVLHEDHRSSNEANQETVVEGLEASEQEPKVEKAQEEKSIQDQVTINVQLPEDDEDLQVKSDAVLQELKEKDEEEEEEEDEGESFDFDEMDLEASSGAPLRNLLDQPNEDSSLLKENAQEANQECQRNAKDEDQTQGDECLEHSDQKSKPKEHEDVGHATENPQTATDAERCLTEDSETNSEVRPNDQQHDTPDAFEEHQQTSEDVTLSKGVNQSSEVEATDVGQEIDSSIHHEIKASNISGEQEATGSHKENYRKESKKSGKGKGKGKGKEECKMS; from the exons AAATACTATGGACTGGATAACCTGGACAACAAATGGGGGGACATTGAGCAGTGGATG GTGTCAGATGATGAAGAACGAATGTCAGTGGGGAGCAGGAGCAACATACGG gtTGATGACAAGTTAGAGCGAGACTACATAGAAAAG GGCTCTTCACGAGCATCAACTATATCTGGCGCCACTCTTACCTCTCTGGGTGGGACATCCTCACGGAGAGGAAGTGGAGATACATCCGTCTCTGCTGACACAGAAGCATCCATACGGGAAATCAAG GAGATCCATGAGCTTAAGGATCAGATTCAAGATGTGGAGGCGAAGCACATGCAGAACCTCAAAGAGCTCAAG GATTCCCTTTTGGAAGTGGAAGAAAAGTACCGTAAGGCCATGGTGTCCAATGCACAGCTGGACAATGAGAAGACCAATATGATGTATGAAGTGGACACTTTAAAAGACTCTTTAATGGAACTGGAGGAGATGCTTTTTGAAACACGCCGTGAGCTTGAGGAAAAGTGTAAG gatCTTGAACGAGAGAAGCATGCTCATAGTATACTGCAGTTTCAGTTCAGTGAAATGAAGGAGACATTGAAACAGAGTGAAGAACTGCTCACT GAGATCCGTCAATTACGGCTCAAGCAAGATGGCTTTGTTAGGGAGATTTCTGACCTCCAGGAAACTATTGAGtggaagaataaaaaaattggG GCATTAGAGAGACAGAAGGAATTTTCTGATGCCATTCGAAATGAGCGGGATGAGCTCAGAGATGAGGTTGTTCAGctcaaagatattttgaag AAACATGGTATTGTCCTTGGACTAGACTTAGCCACAAATGGAGAAACGGGGGAAGAAGTTGGAAAGGCTGAACAGAATTCTCAAACAGCATCAGCTGAAATCCGAGAGGGGAGTAGTGTACTTG GCACTCATCCATTGAAGCTGTGTAAAGACCAGCAAAAAAAAGATTCGGATGACAGGATGCAAGGGAATCAACAGTCTTCACATGCCCCTTTCAGTTCTACAAAGACACCTTTAGAAGCAAATGAGAATGGAGACCTTGGGGACCAAATGAATCAGGGTGTAGGGCAACTTGAGAATAGACCTGAAGAACCTCCAAGTTCTGTTGGTGAGGAAATCACTGCAACAAGACTCAAGGAGATCAAATCTGAGGCACATATAAAGGAAGATTCAAGATATGATACTGAAGAATTAGAGTGCAAAGTTCACAAGGATGGACTTTTGGAGACAGATCAACAAGAGAGCGAATGTGTCAAACCTAGTAAGGAAATCAAAGAGGAAACTACTTTAGAGTCTGTCTCTGGTTCAATTCATGATGAAAATGATAAAACTAATGAGGCTGTGCTTGATGATGAACTCATAGAGGAGTTTGTGGAACCATCTCAAATGGAGACACTCCCCAAAACACAGAGTGCTAATGCTTCtaataaaaagaagaagaagaagaagaaaaacaagcAGAAGCAGAAACAAAGTGACAGGCAAGAGAGTGAGACAAAAATGGATGACAAGAATGAAGTAGTTTTGAGTGAAGACAATCCAAACCAAGAAATGGAAGGTCTAGAAGAAAACCACGAGAAGCCCTTAGGGAATGATGTATTTACAACAACAAAGAATACAGATGTCCCACATGATGATAAAGGAACCGAAGAATTGGACCGTATTGAAATAACAAGCACAAATATTAATGCTGATGATGCTCAAGACAAAATTCAGTTAGTTACAGATGAAGCTGATTCGGCAGAAATTTCTAAAACCATATCAAAATCCGATTGCCCTGAATCTAGCAACGATGTCCTTTTAGATGATCTGTCCAACGATATGATCTCTAACCCTGCAAACATTATTGATGACCACACTGAGGATTCAGCAAATCCTGATCCAGAACCTGTAATCCTCAGCAGTGAGCTTATGGCTTCAGAAACAGAAACTTCACTGCCTCATGAACCTTCTGTTCAGCCCATGGATGCTGTTGGAGTGTTCGTTGAGTCCATCAGCAGCTCTGAGAACATTGAGAATTCTTCATTGGTAGGCATCAAGGAAGAGAAGAGTCATCTGGACTGTGAAGTAGAAGAACAGAAGGAAAGTCTCCAAAATATTGATCTAGATGGCGACACTATCTCTGAAGATCAAGATAAGCCTGATAAGATATGTTCCCCTGTGATGGAGAATGTGGAAAATGACACTGAAAATGTAATCCAGGAACAACCTATTGATCAGCCAATGGAAAGTCAACTTCAAGACAGTATTGGAGCAGATGTGGACCAGGAAGAGGTTAAGACACAAGATGAACTAGATGAGGAAAACCTTAATGTGCCTAGTGAAAAAGTGTTTGATGGAGGCCATGTTGAAGATACCCCTTTAATTGAAACACAGATTCAGGTTATCCATGAGGATCATCTGTCTTCCAATGAAGCAAATCAGGAAACGGTTGTAGATTTAGAAGCTTCTGACCAAGAACCCAAGGTAGAAAAAGTTCAGGAGGAAATATCAATCCAAGATCATGATGGATGCCATGTTGAAGACACTCCTTTAATTGAAACACAGATTCAGGATATACATGAGGATCACCTGTCTTCCAATGAAGCAAATCAGGAAACGGTTGTAGATTTAGAAGCTTCTGACCAAGAACCCAAGGTAGAAAAAGTTCAGGAGGAAAGATCAATCCAAGATCATGATGGATGCCATGTTGAAGACACTCCTTTAGTTGAAACGCAGATTAAGGTTCTACATGAGGATCACCGGTCTTCCAATGAAGCAAATCAGGAAACGGTTGTAGAAGGTTTAGAAGCTTCTGAACAAGAACCCAAGGTAGAAAAAGCTCAGGAGGAAAAATCAATCCAAGATCAGGTTACAATTAATGTGCAACTGCCTGAAGATGATGAAGACCTTCAGGTAAAGTCGGATGCGGTTCTTCAAGAGCTCAAGGAAAaagatgaggaggaggaggaggaggaagacgAAGGAGAATcgtttgattttgatgaaatgGACCTTGAAGCATCATCAGGTGCCCCTTTAAGAAACCTTCTAGATCAACCAAATGAGGACTCTTCTTTGTTAAAAGAAAATGCACAAGAAGCAAACCAGGAATGCCAAAGGAATGCCAAGGATGAGGACCAGACTCAAGGAGATGAATGTCTGGAACATTCAGATCAGAAATCAAAGCCAAAGGAGCATGAAGATGTTGGTCATGCTACAGAAAACCCACAAACAGCCACAGATGCAGAAAGATGTTTAACAGAGGACAGCGAAACCAACAGTGAAGTCAGACCTAATGATCAGCAACATGACACACCTGATGCATTTGAGGAGCATCAGCAGACATCAGAAGATGTGACACTTAGTAAAGGAGTTAATCAAAGTTCTGAGGTGGAGGCAACAGATGTAGGCCAAGAGATTGATAGTTCaattcaccatgaaatcaaGGCATCAAATATTTCAGGAGAGCAGGAAGCCACAGGGAGTCACAAGGAAAATTATAGAAAAGAATCTAAAAAAAGTGGAAAAGGGAAAGGAAAGGGCAAGGGGAAAGAAGAATGTAAAATGTCTTAA
- the lrrfip1a gene encoding early endosome antigen 1 isoform X2 — protein sequence MGSQGPGRKRTTSKNGLTAEEDALNVIAKEAEARLAAKRAARAEAREIRMRELERQQKEKYYGLDNLDNKWGDIEQWMEDSERYTRVSRRHASVSDDEERMSVGSRSNIRLDLDAAGAYGGLPQAASSHSHKKSKKKKKHSSKTSNGYDDDLSTLSSRSSRISDESKMLRSSRLDLQSRAYYSSELYSSSSSYSSKHQVPSYSGYQLPLLHSRKHRGSIYEDSLYSGSRRSSARASSEYSGFLGSSSRTSSRANSACGSPVEDCSSSSVASFMRSTASISGLSRDLDRVIIPDLPNVNGRLSMVDDKLERDYIEKGSSRASTISGATLTSLGGTSSRRGSGDTSVSADTEASIREIKEIHELKDQIQDVEAKHMQNLKELKDSLLEVEEKYRKAMVSNAQLDNEKTNMMYEVDTLKDSLMELEEMLFETRRELEEKCKDLEREKHAHSILQFQFSEMKETLKQSEELLTEIRQLRLKQDGFVREISDLQETIEWKNKKIGALERQKEFSDAIRNERDELRDEVVQLKDILKKHGIVLGLDLATNGETGEEVGKAEQNSQTASAEIREGSSVLGTHPLKLCKDQQKKDSDDRMQGNQQSSHAPFSSTKTPLEANENGDLGDQMNQGVGQLENRPEEPPSSVGEEITATRLKEIKSEAHIKEDSRYDTEELECKVHKDGLLETDQQESECVKPSKEIKEETTLESVSGSIHDENDKTNEAVLDDELIEEFVEPSQMETLPKTQSANASNKKKKKKKKNKQKQKQSDRQESETKMDDKNEVVLSEDNPNQEMEGLEENHEKPLGNDVFTTTKNTDVPHDDKGTEELDRIEITSTNINADDAQDKIQLVTDEADSAEISKTISKSDCPESSNDVLLDDLSNDMISNPANIIDDHTEDSANPDPEPVILSSELMASETETSLPHEPSVQPMDAVGVFVESISSSENIENSSLVGIKEEKSHLDCEVEEQKESLQNIDLDGDTISEDQDKPDKICSPVMENVENDTENVIQEQPIDQPMESQLQDSIGADVDQEEVKTQDELDEENLNVPSEKVFDGGHVEDTPLIETQIQVIHEDHLSSNEANQETVVDLEASDQEPKVEKVQEEISIQDHDGCHVEDTPLIETQIQDIHEDHLSSNEANQETVVDLEASDQEPKVEKVQEERSIQDHDGCHVEDTPLVETQIKVLHEDHRSSNEANQETVVEGLEASEQEPKVEKAQEEKSIQDQVTINVQLPEDDEDLQVKSDAVLQELKEKDEEEEEEEDEGESFDFDEMDLEASSGAPLRNLLDQPNEDSSLLKENAQEANQECQRNAKDEDQTQGDECLEHSDQKSKPKEHEDVGHATENPQTATDAERCLTEDSETNSEVRPNDQQHDTPDAFEEHQQTSEDVTLSKGVNQSSEVEATDVGQEIDSSIHHEIKASNISGEQEATGSHKENYRKESKKSGKGKGKGKGKEECKMS from the exons AAATACTATGGACTGGATAACCTGGACAACAAATGGGGGGACATTGAGCAGTGGATG GAAGACAGTGAGCGATATACTCGTGTCTCACGGAGACATGCTTCG GTGTCAGATGATGAAGAACGAATGTCAGTGGGGAGCAGGAGCAACATACGG TTGGATTTGGATGCGGCGGGTGCTTATGGCGGG CTTCCCCAGGCCGCCTCCTCTCACTCACATAAGAAGtccaagaaaaagaaaaaacattcttCTAAAACC AGCAACGGCTATGATGATGATCTCAGCACATTGTCTAGTCGG AGCTCCAGAATCAGTGATGAGAGCAAAATGTTGCGCTCCTCTAGACTCGATCTGCAGTCG AGAGCCTACTATTCTTCTGAGTTGTACAGCAGCAGTAGTAGTTATTCCTCTAAACATCAAGTCCCCTCCTACAGTGGCTACCAG CTCCCTTTGCTGCACAGCAGGAAGCACAGG GGCTCTATATATGAGGACAGTCTCTACAGTGGCTCTCGGCGCTCCAGTGCTCGTGCT TCCTCTGAATACAGTGGTTTCCTGGGCTCCAGCTCTAGGACTTCGTCCAGGGCAAATTCTGCGTGTGGCAGCCCAGTG GAGGACTGCAGCAGCAGCTCTGTGGCTAGTTTTATGCGCAGCACAGCTAGTATCAGTGGCCTTTCTAGAGACCTTGACCGTGTCATCATTCCTGACCTGCCGAATGTTAATGGGAGGCTGTCTATG gtTGATGACAAGTTAGAGCGAGACTACATAGAAAAG GGCTCTTCACGAGCATCAACTATATCTGGCGCCACTCTTACCTCTCTGGGTGGGACATCCTCACGGAGAGGAAGTGGAGATACATCCGTCTCTGCTGACACAGAAGCATCCATACGGGAAATCAAG GAGATCCATGAGCTTAAGGATCAGATTCAAGATGTGGAGGCGAAGCACATGCAGAACCTCAAAGAGCTCAAG GATTCCCTTTTGGAAGTGGAAGAAAAGTACCGTAAGGCCATGGTGTCCAATGCACAGCTGGACAATGAGAAGACCAATATGATGTATGAAGTGGACACTTTAAAAGACTCTTTAATGGAACTGGAGGAGATGCTTTTTGAAACACGCCGTGAGCTTGAGGAAAAGTGTAAG gatCTTGAACGAGAGAAGCATGCTCATAGTATACTGCAGTTTCAGTTCAGTGAAATGAAGGAGACATTGAAACAGAGTGAAGAACTGCTCACT GAGATCCGTCAATTACGGCTCAAGCAAGATGGCTTTGTTAGGGAGATTTCTGACCTCCAGGAAACTATTGAGtggaagaataaaaaaattggG GCATTAGAGAGACAGAAGGAATTTTCTGATGCCATTCGAAATGAGCGGGATGAGCTCAGAGATGAGGTTGTTCAGctcaaagatattttgaag AAACATGGTATTGTCCTTGGACTAGACTTAGCCACAAATGGAGAAACGGGGGAAGAAGTTGGAAAGGCTGAACAGAATTCTCAAACAGCATCAGCTGAAATCCGAGAGGGGAGTAGTGTACTTG GCACTCATCCATTGAAGCTGTGTAAAGACCAGCAAAAAAAAGATTCGGATGACAGGATGCAAGGGAATCAACAGTCTTCACATGCCCCTTTCAGTTCTACAAAGACACCTTTAGAAGCAAATGAGAATGGAGACCTTGGGGACCAAATGAATCAGGGTGTAGGGCAACTTGAGAATAGACCTGAAGAACCTCCAAGTTCTGTTGGTGAGGAAATCACTGCAACAAGACTCAAGGAGATCAAATCTGAGGCACATATAAAGGAAGATTCAAGATATGATACTGAAGAATTAGAGTGCAAAGTTCACAAGGATGGACTTTTGGAGACAGATCAACAAGAGAGCGAATGTGTCAAACCTAGTAAGGAAATCAAAGAGGAAACTACTTTAGAGTCTGTCTCTGGTTCAATTCATGATGAAAATGATAAAACTAATGAGGCTGTGCTTGATGATGAACTCATAGAGGAGTTTGTGGAACCATCTCAAATGGAGACACTCCCCAAAACACAGAGTGCTAATGCTTCtaataaaaagaagaagaagaagaagaaaaacaagcAGAAGCAGAAACAAAGTGACAGGCAAGAGAGTGAGACAAAAATGGATGACAAGAATGAAGTAGTTTTGAGTGAAGACAATCCAAACCAAGAAATGGAAGGTCTAGAAGAAAACCACGAGAAGCCCTTAGGGAATGATGTATTTACAACAACAAAGAATACAGATGTCCCACATGATGATAAAGGAACCGAAGAATTGGACCGTATTGAAATAACAAGCACAAATATTAATGCTGATGATGCTCAAGACAAAATTCAGTTAGTTACAGATGAAGCTGATTCGGCAGAAATTTCTAAAACCATATCAAAATCCGATTGCCCTGAATCTAGCAACGATGTCCTTTTAGATGATCTGTCCAACGATATGATCTCTAACCCTGCAAACATTATTGATGACCACACTGAGGATTCAGCAAATCCTGATCCAGAACCTGTAATCCTCAGCAGTGAGCTTATGGCTTCAGAAACAGAAACTTCACTGCCTCATGAACCTTCTGTTCAGCCCATGGATGCTGTTGGAGTGTTCGTTGAGTCCATCAGCAGCTCTGAGAACATTGAGAATTCTTCATTGGTAGGCATCAAGGAAGAGAAGAGTCATCTGGACTGTGAAGTAGAAGAACAGAAGGAAAGTCTCCAAAATATTGATCTAGATGGCGACACTATCTCTGAAGATCAAGATAAGCCTGATAAGATATGTTCCCCTGTGATGGAGAATGTGGAAAATGACACTGAAAATGTAATCCAGGAACAACCTATTGATCAGCCAATGGAAAGTCAACTTCAAGACAGTATTGGAGCAGATGTGGACCAGGAAGAGGTTAAGACACAAGATGAACTAGATGAGGAAAACCTTAATGTGCCTAGTGAAAAAGTGTTTGATGGAGGCCATGTTGAAGATACCCCTTTAATTGAAACACAGATTCAGGTTATCCATGAGGATCATCTGTCTTCCAATGAAGCAAATCAGGAAACGGTTGTAGATTTAGAAGCTTCTGACCAAGAACCCAAGGTAGAAAAAGTTCAGGAGGAAATATCAATCCAAGATCATGATGGATGCCATGTTGAAGACACTCCTTTAATTGAAACACAGATTCAGGATATACATGAGGATCACCTGTCTTCCAATGAAGCAAATCAGGAAACGGTTGTAGATTTAGAAGCTTCTGACCAAGAACCCAAGGTAGAAAAAGTTCAGGAGGAAAGATCAATCCAAGATCATGATGGATGCCATGTTGAAGACACTCCTTTAGTTGAAACGCAGATTAAGGTTCTACATGAGGATCACCGGTCTTCCAATGAAGCAAATCAGGAAACGGTTGTAGAAGGTTTAGAAGCTTCTGAACAAGAACCCAAGGTAGAAAAAGCTCAGGAGGAAAAATCAATCCAAGATCAGGTTACAATTAATGTGCAACTGCCTGAAGATGATGAAGACCTTCAGGTAAAGTCGGATGCGGTTCTTCAAGAGCTCAAGGAAAaagatgaggaggaggaggaggaggaagacgAAGGAGAATcgtttgattttgatgaaatgGACCTTGAAGCATCATCAGGTGCCCCTTTAAGAAACCTTCTAGATCAACCAAATGAGGACTCTTCTTTGTTAAAAGAAAATGCACAAGAAGCAAACCAGGAATGCCAAAGGAATGCCAAGGATGAGGACCAGACTCAAGGAGATGAATGTCTGGAACATTCAGATCAGAAATCAAAGCCAAAGGAGCATGAAGATGTTGGTCATGCTACAGAAAACCCACAAACAGCCACAGATGCAGAAAGATGTTTAACAGAGGACAGCGAAACCAACAGTGAAGTCAGACCTAATGATCAGCAACATGACACACCTGATGCATTTGAGGAGCATCAGCAGACATCAGAAGATGTGACACTTAGTAAAGGAGTTAATCAAAGTTCTGAGGTGGAGGCAACAGATGTAGGCCAAGAGATTGATAGTTCaattcaccatgaaatcaaGGCATCAAATATTTCAGGAGAGCAGGAAGCCACAGGGAGTCACAAGGAAAATTATAGAAAAGAATCTAAAAAAAGTGGAAAAGGGAAAGGAAAGGGCAAGGGGAAAGAAGAATGTAAAATGTCTTAA